The region ACGTCAAGTTGAGTAATAGACCAGTTAAACATGGCAGCAAGGGCAAGTAACATCCAGAATGAAGTCATCTTGGCAACCGGAGCAAACGTCTCAAAATAATCaagattttgagtttgagtaaaCCCCTTTGCAACCAAACGTGCTTTATAACGATCAATTTTTCCATCTGGTAATTATTTAATCTTATATAGCCACTTGCATCCGACTGTCTTTTTACCAGGAGGGAGAGGAGTAACTTCCCACGTCTCATTAGCCTCAAGAACAGCTAATTCAACGTTCATAGCCTCACACCACTCTATCACATTAATGGCATGCTTTTAATACTGTGGTTCATCAATAGGAGTGCTGGTTACAGAGGAATTAGTTGATGATAAAGAGGTACCAGTACAGAGATTACAATGATGAGTTAAACTGGAAGGCAAATCGGTGAAATCACGAAATTTAGTTGGAATGACCTTAGAACGATGAGGCATGGTAGATGGTATAACAGGACAAGGAACTGATGCAGTATATCCTGAATTATCTGCAGACGGAACTACAAAAGGAGTCTCATTGGGCTCATCAGAATTATCTGCAGATGACACAACAGATGGAGTCCCAGTGAGCTCACCAGTAGTTTCGGAAAGAGACATAACAAGGTCATCACTCATTAAAACAAAACTCAAAGGATCCTCATCAATAACCAATGAAGAGGCTGGAAATAACTGATGGGGATCAGCAGCCGTAATTGTTTTAAATGGAAATATATTTTCCAGAAATCGAACATCACGAGAAACAAGCATTTGGTTTGTTTCTAAGTTCAAAATTCGATAACCTTTAGAACCATATGGGTACCCTAAAAACACTCCTTTAACAGCTCGACTGGCAAACTTATCAGAAGATTGTGGTACCACTGTTGCATAACACAGGGACCTAAAAACACGCAACTCATCATAAGCTGGGAGTTTGCCTAACAGAATCTCATATGGACTCTTATCAAGGAGTTTAGCAGTAGGAGTCCTGTTAATCAAGTATGTTGCCGTGAGTAAACAATCACCCCAGAAAACAACGGGTAAACAAGCATGAAAATGTAAGGCCCGAGCACATTGTAGAAGATGACAGTGTTTACGTTCCACCAAGCCATTTTGCTGGGGAGTGTATACACAACTGGATTAATGAATGATGCCTAAGTCTGCCAAAGTAGTAGCCAAATGCTGATTCATAAACTCAGTCCCATTATCAGTACGCAGAACTTTAACACTAGTATGGAACTGATTCTTGGCTAGATTAAAAAATTCTACAAGTAAGTTGGGAACCATAGACTTCTCTGACAACAAATAAACCCAAGTGCTCCTGGACTTATCATCTACAATGGTGAGAAACATATTACACCGTCCATCAGCCCTAAATCGATAGGGACCCCATAAGTCAGCATGCACAGGATCAAAAATATGAGAACTTTGATGTTGACTAACTGGAAATGGGAATCTAGATTGCTTTGCATAGTAACAACTATCACAAGTGCTTAAAACTGGGGTAGTAAACTTGACTGGTAACTTGTGTACCACAGATGCAGTGGCATGGCCCAACCTTGCATGCCACACATCCAAACTGTGCACTTGAGCAATAAAAGCATCAAGGGAATCTAACTGAGGAGGAGAAATGTGAGAAGACCTAGCTGTCATCACATTTGTCATCGATATTTCCTGAGAGTTGATCTTGTAGATAACACTTGTCAGCCAGGAAAGTAACATGACATGATGTGTCCTTCAAAAGTTTTGAAATAGAAAGTAGATTATATGCAAATGTTGGCACACACAAGATATTAGTCAAAACTATAGAATTACACAACGTTAAAGTACACATATGAGTAACTTCAGCTGTAGCACCATTCGGGAGTTGTAAACTGGAAGAATAAGGTTGAACATGATCCAGTAAATGAAGAAATAGAGTAATATGATCCGTTGCTCCCGTATCAATAATCCATTTATTCAGAGAATATGAAGATGGCAAAGTATAgacctgataaacaacatgtgTCACCATCCCTGCAAACCAATGATTACCCAAATGTGTTGTTGTTGTGGCTTGCAAAGAGCCATCAATCTGATCATATTCAGACTTAGATAAAGAAGATCCTCCAATATTTTTCTGTAGCAGTTGAATTAACCGCATACATTGTCCTTTAGACAAACGAAAACCATCAGCCACATGAAGACCTTCACTCACAGAATCAGTACTACTTAGAGGAGTAGACACATGTGTTTGAGTCACATTTGCAACTACAGGATTGCATTGCTGCAGATGTTTTGGTTTTGGTTTACCAAAAAACTTATGCCAGGATGGGAAACCGTGAATGCAATAGCAAGTTGCTTTGGAATGCCCAGACATATGACAATACTCACATACCAAATCAGATTTCTTAGCACCTTTAACTGATTGCTTAACCAGATAAGATGCCTTAACAGTCATGGCTAGATTTTCAGAGGCAAAACTGTAGGGATGAGACTCACGTTGACTCTCCTCTTAGAGTAAAATAGCATAACTCTGATTTAGAGACGGAAGAGGTTGCATCATAAGCACTTGATCTCGAGTATTCACAAATGAGTCATTTAAACCTATCAAAAATTGAGTTAGTTGCAGAGCTGCATCTAAAGCATCCAACTTAGTATTCACTGCAAACGTGCACAAATTGCAGGCATATCTAGGTTTTGACACTAAACATTCTAATTCATCATTAAGTGTTCTGAATTTGGTATAGTAGGATGAAACATATAAGGTGCCCTATGACAGATGTGCTAGTTCTTTCTGAAGATGAAATAACTTAGGCACATTACTTTGTGCATAACGAACAGCTACATCTAACCAGATTTCTCTAGCAGTTGGTAAATACACGATACTGTTTCGAATATTTGCAGACACGGAATTAAGCAAATAAGAAGTAACCATATTGTTACATCTCAGCCAGTGCACTAAAAGAGCAGATGTACTAACATGCTTGACATAAGAACCATCAATAAAACCTAATTTCAGTTTTGAAGACAACGCAATTTCCATAGATCGTTGTCATTGATAGTAATTACTCTCGACAAGTACTATAGTAGTAATCTGCATTCCAGGACTATCTGATGGATGCAGATAGTACGGATCATGACAATCAAGTATTTTTAGGAGTGAAGTAGAACCTACTATAGTTGCGGAATATGATGCACTTGTAGACATACTTGACTAAATAGACACAATATGTATTCAAGTAGAAACAATCACTAATTACACACTGAGGTAACCGTTCAATTGACAGTTATATTGATGAATATCTTCATGTAGTAACGAAGAACTTACAGATCGAGTACTACTGAAATCAGAAAAACTTATAGATCAATCTTTGATTATGAAGATCAACAGGTGTAATCACTGAATTGAGCGCTTTCAACACTAAATCTGATCTAGtgaggctctgataccatgttagaTTACACAATCTTCATCAAACACTTCATCTCTATTAGTTGTTTACACTGTAATCTGCTTAttagggggagagagagagagagagagatgaaatATCTAATTCTTATAAACCAGAAATTGTATCTTCTCAAATCTGTTACAAGCGACAggttaaatataaatatatatatatatatatacacacacacaatgTGACAAGTCTAACAGAATTAGGTGGGAATAACTAGACTGACTGATTTCTAAACTACAGCTGTAATGCCTTGTCACTAACTAATACGAACCCTGTAATAAGCATGATATATCGGATATTTTTGGTTGAATTAAACTTGGATTCACTTTGTAAGATAAACTTCGACCCCAGCTTTCTTAACCCCTCATAAATTATTGTCGtgatttgataaaaaaaattattttttgttgTTAACTCTTTGACTTAATACCTGAAATATGTTATTATTAATTTGTTTTTATCGTATTTTTCAAATCACCGTGCATTATATGCATTAACAATTtctatttttatatattttcgtCCAAACTTCAATTCATATTAATAATATATGTGATCCCAGCGAAATCGTTGTCTTGGATCATATTTCTTTCTCCCTCCAAAAATAAAGATGATATTGTTTTAAGACTTTCATTGGTCCAATTTTTAGTGTGAATTTCCGTGACATTAATAAATGCTTAAAACAGATATTTTTCGAGCTCATGATACATATATCGGTTCTTTCTTATATCTACGCATTTCACCGCTTCACCGAAAGTTTCATTTGCCCCGATCGTTCCTAACTTGGTAGTTTTCATTGCATGTCCAAGCCCAAGAATTTGACGAGGGAGTTAATAAATCACCTATAAACGCTTTACGCTCGCTCATttcaaataacacaaataacacTTACATTCTCTGTATTATCACGACCGCTGACACGGAATTAGTCGATGCTTAATTTAAAGATACCATCATTGAGTTTAAACATATATATCCTTCGTCCCATTTATATTGTTCACGATTTCTTATTAATTTGTCTTGAAAGTACTGGCCACATTTCTATATCATAGCAAATTAAGTTctataaatgttaatatttttcAAATATATTAATATTTGGTATTAAATTAGGTAATTTTTACTTGATTGGTAAATACGTGAATTTAGAACGGTGATCAATATATGCGGGATGGAGGGAGTACATAAGACGAAGTGTGGAAATTGTAGGTATTAGCTAATTGATATGTATGATCCTAGTTAAGTTTGAGAAGATCTCGACACATTGTAATCCCAGATTCAGATTCAATTCTAAAAGTAATCTGGAACAATATATGACATATTTTTAAACAGGGCATTATGATTGGACTTACCTTCTGTATTGTGCTGAGATAACATTATAGCAATGTGTCAAATCAATATTGGCACAAATTAAACAAACAATATTAAGTGAAGAAGTCAAAACCTATATAGTAAAGCACTAGAAGTGAAATAGAAGATGTGGCGTGTTTGATTTTGTTCATGCATAATAATGAAGTCCACTATGAAATGGGCCTATAGAGAATGTAGAATCACCATCTGTCAAGCCTCTAAACGTAAACACCAAGAGTATGCCCACTAGTAAAGTGTATTTTACACTTTGATTGTAATTTATCTTGTGGGTCTTCGTCCTTTTTGTGGTTTTCAAATATATATTGTTTGAATCTGTATGAAAGAGATTGGTGGGCATTGTCCATACCACGCGTATGGCCTCCAGTCATTCACAGACATATGTGATTTGACACTTTGAAGAACTATATAAAGATTATGGTGATTTTTAGATATGATTAATTATTTGTATAACTGAAGTAATTTTGCCTCTTATTAGAGGTAATTATTTTAGTTATACATTGGGATTTTTATTGATACTCAAATTATGAATTTATTCTTGTAATCCTACCATGTGACGGTTAGCCCCTGCACATATAATACTAATAGAGTATCATGGTTCAACTATTTTGTTAACTTGGCTTTATGCCACGGGCAACAAATCCATCCTTTATTCCTTTCGTTTTCACTATATGACAATAGGAGTggttatatatatttttaaatgatttattacATGCGCACTTTCGAACTCTTAACTTCTTGATAACGTAGAATAGCTAATTATAACCACTAGTCATGAGAGTCTTTTTCATTTATGAAGCCAGCTGTTACCGAAGCAATGCATGGACAAATTGATCTTTTCATGAAGACGCACACAGACACACACACATTAAGTCTACAATATTGACTTGAGATGTTGTTAGTGTTTCGTCCATATTTTGTTTACGGCGGTGAAGTTAGAAGTGGGAAAAAGCTAGACTGCAATAAGAATTTGTATGAACACAGAAACATATAATGAGTCCCCCACTTATCACAATTGACACTTACCACCACTACCGTTTAGGCACCTACCACTCCAACAACACCACTAACTCTCTCCTTATGGGACACCTTCGTTTTTTCAATCAATAAAGCACAATTTAAACAGAAACTACTAGAATTCCCATGCAACTTTACTGTTGAGCAATGCCTATATAAGTAGTCCCTTGCTTCACCATAATTTGTCCTACATTCAACTTGTACTTCGCTAACACAAAGTCGAAAAATTTCTCTCTTTTGTGTTTCGGAAAGTTTATGAAAATGGCTAGTTCCAAGGTGATTGCTTCTGCATTTCTGGTTCTATTCTTAGTGGATGTTTGTTTCGCAGCCAGATCTCCTAAGGCTTTGTATGGTAAAGGTGGCGGAGGTGGGGGCGGAGGGGGGAAAGGAGGCGGCGGGGGAGGAGGTGGGTCGGATTATGGGTCTGGTTCAGGATACGGTTCTGGGTATGGATCAGGAGGTGGTTCAGGGTATGGTGGGGAAGGGGAAGAGTATGGTAATGGTGGAGGGGGAGGGGGAGGAAGTGGAGGAGGGGGTGGTGGGGGAGGTGGAAGGGGGACAGGTGGGGGTTACGGATCAGGTTATGGGTCTGGAAGTGGATCGGGGTACGGATCAGGTGGTGGAAGAGGTGGAGGAGGTGGTGGGGGTCAAGGGGGAGGAGGTGGAGGGGGATCTGGTGGTGGTTCCGGATCAGGTAGTGGCTCAGGGTATGGTAGTGGCAGTGGCTCAGGGTATGGATCAGGTGGTGGAGGTGGAGGTGGAGGTGGCGGTGGAGGTGGAGGAGGCGGTGGCGGTGGTTCTGGCTCTGGGTCAGGATATGGTAGCGGATCAGGTTACGGATCAGGCTATGGATCGGGTGGTGGTGATGGTGGTGATCATGAACCATGAACAGTTTATGCCATGCATATATTAACTAAATTAAGAGGCCAATTGGCCACTATATTTGCGCAATAAGTTGGCTTTTATCGCACATTCGTTTATATATGTGTAGGTGAATGCTGCATGGGTGTTTTTCCCACAGTATCACTCAATTAATGTATAATGATTATACGTACCTCATTGTTCAATAACAACATATCCTGTTTCAAACTGACTTGCATGCTAGATAATACTCCTGTACTAATAATATTAAGCACGGTTTAAAATTACCTTTTATCTCCTAGCTTCGTTAAGTTGGTTTATACTTTAGGACACTTCGAGTAGTGAAAATCTCTCCATGAATATAGCACAGCCGCAATTTCTGTTAACTTGTGCAAAAAAAATCTTGCAGCCTGCAGGGACTTTTGAATCACCTTCACGCGGTGAAACTGACATATTTGCAATCATCAAATAAAGTGGTCAATTATAACCTGTGATGAGTATAATAACAATATATGAAAATAACGAAACCAATCAGATTCATATAACACCCAAAAAGTAAACAAAAGCTTTAACAGGCATATTTGCCAAAATGTTTACTCCCAAGAGGTTAGCAAAGCTACATATATCGTACAATTACAATTGCTCCTACAGGAAATTGTAGCTGGATTATTGTTGTATAAAGGCCTCTTTTAGGAATAATGTCAATTGGAGACTACAATCTGTTGCCAAGGTAGTCTCCATGTAGAGCATTCATATAACTATGCGCGCATATCTGCTAGTTTACTCTCAACTAACTCCAACATTTGTAAAAGAAATATAGAACTTGCAGAAAGGTTTACCAATAAACCTCACAACAAAAATGGAACAAAGATCTTCCTGATCACTCTAGTACTGCTCAAAAGCGGAATCCACTTTGCGGTTTATCATGTCCTCGGCTACACGGATTGCTCTTTGTGACCCTGTGATCGTCACTTTCCTGCCAAAATTTGGTGGAAGCACATTAGAACAATAAGCCTCAAACAGTGCAGGTTCATGCCAGATAAGCTGAAAAACACTTGTGTTAGAAGCATCTTTAGAATGCTGCTTTCAAATATTTAAAGGTACCTAGGGAGGTACTTTCTATTACTAACACTAATGTTGTATTTGGTTGGGATGAATAATAATATCGCAGGGAATGAAATGAAATTTGAGCTATATTACGCTTAGATGTTCAATATTTTGATTCCTTCTCCTGCACACCTAAACTAGAGCTCAAGCCCAATTTGAAAAGGAATGCTCCATTAATTTTCCAACATACCTATCTTCTTCACAATTCTCATCATAGACAATTTGCACTGGCTCAATTTTTTTTCAATTCTTACCTCCTACCTTCATTATTCCCTTTTAATTTCATTAATTCCATTTATTCTTCCCAACCAAACACAACATAAAAAGGTTACTTTAAGCTTAAACAATCAGGGATAAGTGCATCATTTTTATTAGGTTCTATACCTGTCAGTTGTCCCGGATATAAAATCATCTCTCTTTGATATCTTTATCGAGGCCCCACTAATCTGTAAAAGAAAATAAGTAGTAGGAGTTAAAAACTGGCCATAAAAAGCCAACAGGAAACAGCTGATATACCTCGATAATCTCTCTTAGATTCTTTCCTCCACGACCAACAACAAGCCCTATACATTCATCAGCAACGCCAACGGTGACAGAGTTACTCTTGCCATCCTGCAGAACACCAGGGCCCTGGTTATAGAAACCAGAAAACAGATAAGTTATAATCTCCAGATATAATTACATAATTACAGTACACAGTGCAGTATATATGAATCAGCTCATCACTGTAGTATTTTGTAATTGGAAACTATTACATGAACACAAAAGGTAAGAGGATATAAAAGGCAATCAGAAAACAAGTGCAAGGACCGGATCTACTATACGATTCGAGGTGTTTCACTGTCTTTTTTAGCTTTAGTTCTTTTTAGGAAAAAATATGACCAACTTCTAGGACAACCACCCTATCATTATTGTGCAATTGTACATGCATGGAAAAGAACTTCAAGAATTACCATCCAGTAACTATTAGGGTAACAGGTACATAGAAGATCAATTGCCATCTCAAGCCAAAACTTGGCTATCATAAAACTATAATATGATTTGGTTTCTACCAAGATAAACTTTTAGTTAGAGAATGCCAGCaagcttatttgatcagctgCCCAAACCAAATCAGTATGCTCAACTACTCCGTAGCTTGAATATTTAACATTTGCATACATTTACTCAAAGACGGGTCTTAAAGGATACCATCAAGACTGATAGTGATGCAAAACAATGATGGTCAAGAAGTTGGATAGAAGACTAAAAATCAAGGCAATACCAAAAAACGACATAACATCCTCTGAGCTTAGCACTTTAACTCAAGCCTTACTGCATAAGGTCATTACAGAACCATTGCTGGTATATGTTATGACTTCATGTTAGTACTGAGACCTTTCTTGAATTATATTTAGTGATAATATGTTCTTCATTGCTTACCGAGTTTTTTGATTCACATTAAAAGTAGTATCAACTATGAAAACAATTTTGATGCATAAGGAATCATCTTGTAGTTTTATGTTTCTCAAAGTGACGTAAATTTCAATAAAAGTGTATTTAGTTACATATGCTGAAAAGCCACTTGAAATTAAACAAGGATACAAAATCAATGAAATTACTTGAGTCAAATTGTTTTGGTTCATTTGACCTAAAAGTTTTTAGGACTGAAAACAGTAGACCAAAATATTACCACAGATAGCTTATAAGCACTATTAAATGTGTCAAAAAAGGCTGATCCTCCAGAATGTAGTATCTGCACCTTCATCCCAGTATATGAGCTACTCTTCCTCTTTTCTTGATATTATAACCGGATTAATAGTGAGACATCTAATAAGTTCTTACATGTGACTTGAAAAACTATATTAAGAaagttaatttttaaaatatacaAATATATGTGTACATCAAGTGGActaattttaatctttttaaaCTCTTCATTTTTACATACAGAGCATTTCGCATGTGCGTGGATGGTTAATTTGTTAGTCACAATCTAAACTTTTAGCAGTCACTACATTGGTACTGTGAAGACAACTAGAAGCAGGTATTAATAATTTTTGTAAATGTACTTACAGATAGAACTAACCTTGTTATGTCGATACTTGTTCTGATAGCTGTTGGTGAACATCTTGGCTCCAACTCCATTATAGTAGGCTACATTAAACCCTAATATTGAAACAATATGCAACCCATaagttaaataaataataaagagaTAAATCAGATTATGAACAACTGAGAGCTTGTGTGGCTTCTCTCCTCTCCCAGGTGTCTTATGGATGTTGTACGTATGATAAAAAAGAACCCTCTCTGAGTACCAATCAAAGAGGTACCTCGCATGCCTGTAACTTTGTAAATAACGACTCTGTTAGAGCACCTTCTACATTTTAGCTAACAAAAGCTCCTAAATCAAACTTGGTACAACCTTTTTAGTGCCTGAATAATATGGCATACAGAAGCACCTAATGACAGTCATGAATGCAGCTTTATACTTGAGGGTAAGTTAATGAAGGAAATAAAACAACCAACCCGACAGACAATACTTGTTAAATTACCAAGTACATATAAGTTATATCTCTCAGATATTAATGGTATTCCAACCAAAAGTGTAGTTCAGTCCTTTAAAATACCTCGGGTATGACTCTAATTCAACATTCTGGACAAGCATGGACACCTAaaaatttttaaaagaaaattacaTTAAATTAATAGACACCAAGGTTCAGAGTACACCGCAGGAACCCCCGGTTCCATGAGGCTCCATCCCTGCCTACTGAAATGCTTTTTGTATCAGCTTCCCAAGTTTTAGACATACATATACGATTATTCTTCTAACAAAATAGTGTTTATACAAAAATTACATAGAGCTTTAACTTTTAGCAAATATATCATCAATTATAATAAATTCCAAGCCCTGACGATCCTGTCCAAGTTTAGTCAAAGATCAATATTTACAAAATATATAGTTCTTTGATACATTGACTCTTACAAAtatagcttcttcttccttttttgTGAAATCGAATATATATAAGCATTTCCCCCAATTCAAAAGATATTGCAATTCTGTAATTTATAGAAACAAAACAGATATCTAACTTAAAAAAGGATGGAATACTATATATCAGATGATCTCCTTTATGGAATATTCTGTTATTGTGGTCTTGCAATTTAAAAGGTAAATACCAAATCATTTGCTCATGCATATAATCATCTATGGgaaaaacagaaatagctataGATAGGTATGTGTAAAGTTGCAAACTAGCTAAAATTTGGGGATCATCGTCAAGAATGTTTGGCGATGCTTAGTGTTCTTAAGGACTCGTCACAAGAAAGCTAAACCGTCTATTACATCGACAACTTATTATAGTGAGCACTGTGATTCAACAACATCTGCTTATGATTTATTCGTAGATCTGAGCTTTGTTTTTACAGTGTTCATACTTGGCCTTTCTTAAAttacaaaaaattaaaataatagtCAAAAAGAAAGATCATTGGTCTTATGAGGCAATAGTACAACAGCAATACAGTAAAATGAATTGAGCTAGCTAAGCAATTACTGTTTCAATTCCTTCCCAATATATGAAGACAATGAGGACTACAAACACATGTGTATTGTATTGTATACGTTCGAACAACCTACTGACAGTCTATCTCTTATCTACAAATTCTAAGTGGAGTTTATCCCTTACCTACTAATTCTAAGCGGAATTAACTTGCTTATCCAgtaaaaaatcaatttttaatatatgtcatttttctaaatataattACGTGAAGTACATGCTCTTGGCTCCTGAGAGGCCATGACGAATGTCCTATGGTACATAAACACAATTACAAGTCATTTTACTTCTTTCTTTTGGCCTTCTAGTAGATAGATCTGTGATCAGAATGAGCTCGAACTGAACAAAATTAAAGATTATATATTCGTACCAGCATATGACAACGGAACATTCATGGATTGTGTATAGTAAGGATCTTTAGTCAACTTCAGCAAAATTAAGTCAATGGCCCGCATCTGTTCTGAAATAGTACCAACCACTGCCACTAGCCTATCAGACAAACCGGTATAGTGGTCATTCTGAGAGGATATTTTAATGCCTGCTTGGGACAATTCTACGAGCGACCTGTTCACGGATCACATGCACACAAATATTCAGTAAAACTACAACATTAAGCTAAATAAATATCGCTGATCCTTCAAGTACGATGTTGTAGATATAGAATTCACCTGATTCTCTCATTACCAAAAGTGAAATTCCGTTCAATACAAGGAACAAAacttaaaataataaaatgaaatatGCCCCGTCTCACACTCAGACAATTAATAaacatatattaatattttaagaACTCATGCAACATTAATACACGACGTTATTTGTAGTTCTCTTTGTTTTGACTGATTTAAAAATTGCATGCAGATAAACTGTAGATGAAATAACACCAATGCTCCACTGGTTCTCTGTCAGTGCTTATACCAAAAGGCAATCCAAGTGATATACTCATTTGTATATGGTTTTCAGGCAGAAACCATGAAAAATATTCTTCCTTGGAGCAAAAATCTTAATAGAAAGTACCAACCAACAGAATTTACTCATTTGTAATTAATAGTGTAGCTTGATTTAGTGAACTTACATTTTACAAATAATTACTATAAACATGTAAAAATACAAACCTAAAAAATATCTTACCTTAACATGCAATTTTGGACAGTTTAAAATGGGTATTATATATCATTATTTTTCCTATAATCGAAATGAATCATCTAATGGATCAGATGCATGCCAATAAGGCTAAAAAGCACGAAAAAACATATTGCAAGCACGGAAACCCAAAATCTATAAGCTCCCTATCTTGCATTGTCAATAAAAAAAATAGATTAAAAAAGAGCTTAAACTAGCACAAGAAACAGACTCAAATACAGTCACTACAAAATTCATGAGCAGAGCATCAATCATTGTTCAGCAGGGATGGGGTATGCAATAAAATAGATAGAAACTACTGAACATAACAAGTGAGCAATTAATTTAAACAAAAAAGAAATCAAATCATTTCTTGCAGTGCGCTTTTACAATACTCAAAAAAATAGATTAAAGATATAAGATACAAAATATCTCCTTAAAAATGACTAATAAATGGACGACAAGTAATAGGTATTGTGCATACTTTATAGTAGACCCTCCCTTTCCAATGATTCCACCACAACAGCTATGAGGTACTACAAGTGTGACCTTTGAACTTGGCTCATCCTCACCTTCTTCACCATATGTCTAAAGGTAAACAGAATTATATGAATTTAAATTGTACTTTGTGGTGAAATCAACTAGAAGCTAACACGAAGGGAGTTGCTCTGATTACCTCattaagaaacttctcaaggatcaACTCAACCGCCTTGAGCACGCAATTGATTTGTCCGGAAACCATAATGATCCTATCAGATGTTCCCGGAAAGAA is a window of Apium graveolens cultivar Ventura chromosome 11, ASM990537v1, whole genome shotgun sequence DNA encoding:
- the LOC141698303 gene encoding protein BTR1-like, with translation MQSHDSRLASGARRNNNKPSSPKRGYREKITYIKFLISNAKAGIVIGKGGCTISDFQSQSETLIQLSRNYEFFPGTSDRIIMVSGQINCVLKAVELILEKFLNETYGEEGEDEPSSKVTLVVPHSCCGGIIGKGGSTIKSLVELSQAGIKISSQNDHYTGLSDRLVAVVGTISEQMRAIDLILLKLTKDPYYTQSMNVPLSYAGFNVAYYNGVGAKMFTNSYQNKYRHNKGPGVLQDGKSNSVTVGVADECIGLVVGRGGKNLREIIEISGASIKISKRDDFISGTTDRKVTITGSQRAIRVAEDMINRKVDSAFEQY
- the LOC141697726 gene encoding uncharacterized protein LOC141697726, with protein sequence MKMASSKVIASAFLVLFLVDVCFAARSPKALYGKGGGGGGGGGKGGGGGGGGSDYGSGSGYGSGYGSGGGSGYGGEGEEYGNGGGGGGGSGGGGGGGGGRGTGGGYGSGYGSGSGSGYGSGGGRGGGGGGGQGGGGGGGSGGGSGSGSGSGYGSGSGSGYGSGGGGGGGGGGGGGGGGGGGSGSGSGYGSGSGYGSGYGSGGGDGGDHEP